The bacterium nucleotide sequence CTGGTGCTCGACTACTTCCTGGCCGCCGTGCTCTTCCAGATGATCTTCGGGGGCGGGCAGTGATCCGCGTGCGGGGCCTGGCGAAGACATTCGGCGGCCGCCCCGTCTTGGCCGGCGTCGACCTCGACATCGAGAAGGGCGAAACGCTGGTCATCATCGGCCGCAGCGGCAGCGGCAAGAGCGTCCTCGTCAAGCACCTG carries:
- a CDS encoding ATP-binding cassette domain-containing protein, encoding MIRVRGLAKTFGGRPVLAGVDLDIEKGETLVIIGRSGSGKSVLVKHL